A DNA window from Fragaria vesca subsp. vesca linkage group LG3, FraVesHawaii_1.0, whole genome shotgun sequence contains the following coding sequences:
- the LOC101292488 gene encoding transcription factor bHLH36-like, which yields MDQQQYPSSSSCRADRKTIEKNRRNQMKALYSELNSLLPHHQHSREVTSLPDQIDAAVNYIKKLQTNLEKLRAKKDRHMGVERITNNRNGAYGSGPNGSPQIEIREIGSALDVVLITGLDFQFMFEGAIRLLLEEGADIVNASFSVVEDTIFHTIHSKIEECAPGTVAARISDRLRKFVNEASSTAF from the exons ATGGATCAGCAGCAGTACCCTAGTAGTAGTTCATGTAGAGCTGACAGAAAAACCATTGAGAAGAACAGGAGGAATCAGATGAAAGCCCTATACTCCGAGCTCAACTCTCTTCTACCCCATCATCAACACTCAAGG GAAGTGACTTCTTTGCCAGATCAAATAGATGCAGCTGTGAACTATATTAAGAAGTTGCAGACCAACTTGGAGAAGTTGAGGGCGAAGAAAGACAGACATATGGGAGTAGAACGGATCACCAATAACAGAAATGGAGCTTATGGTAGTGGACCAAATGGATCACCTCAGATCGAGATACGTGAAATAGGTTCGGCTCTAGATGTTGTTCTGATAACTGGATTGGATTTTCAGTTCATGTTTGAGGGGGCGATTCGTTTGCTTCTTGAAGAGGGAGCTGACATTGTAAATGCCAGTTTCTCAGTTGTTGAGGATACCATTTTCCATACCATACATTCTAAG ATCGAAGAGTGTGCACCAGGCACGGTAGCTGCAAGGATATCCGACAGACTAAGGAAGTTTGTGAACGAAGCTAGCAGTACTGCATTTTGA